CCCCGCCCGCGAGATCGACCGTGGAGGTCTCCCGGCTTCCGAGGGACGTCGATCTCGAAATCGAGGCCATCGCCTTTCGGAGCGAGGGATAAGGGGTGGGGTTTCTTGACGTTGCTAACCTTTTACGTTGAAAACGAAGACACCCCCTTTCGATGGGTCCAATTGAAAGTATCGTTTGAGGGATTCGATATTCTTTTCACTCAATTCTGTGCCTTTGCTCAAGAGGAGGAGCCCTGTTCCGCTCCTGACATCCCTTGAGAGGATCATCCCGACCTTCAGTTGGCTGACAAGGAGTTCTTTTTCCGTGGCCTCCGACCTCACGGGGATGGCTTTGTAGGTCTCTTTGAAAGCCTCTTCAAAACAGGGGAGGAGGTGCGGATCAAATCTTTTTCCGGAACCCGCTCTCACTTGATTCAGAACAACCTCTTGGCCATTTCTTTCTTGGAATTGTGTAAATAGGCGGTCCGCAAAGTTAGCCAGTGCGATGATTCTTGCGCCGAGGGCGATGGAATCTCCACGCAACCCATCGGGAAATCCCTCTCCGTTTAACCATTCGTGATGTTGGCGGATGAGCTTCCCCGCATTCCTTAAGTCCTCCACCTTGTCAATCGCGGTTTGTCCTCTGATGGGATGAAGCTGATATTCTTTCAATTCCTCAGGAGTCATGTCCTTGCATTCTATCAGCAGTAGGGCATCGGGCATCCCTATCTTTCCGATATCGTGGAGCAGGGCCGCTACGTAAAGGGTGTCGACCTCCTCCTGGCCCATCCCCATTTTTACCGCCATCTTCCTGGAGAGTTCGGCCACATTTTTGGAGTGGTTTTTTACCCTTCGGTCTCGAAGTTCGATCAACTCAGAAAAGGCCTGGATGGTATGGTCAAAGTTGGCCCTCAGTTTCCGGTTGAGGGATTGGAGTTCCTTGTTTTTATTCTGAATCTCGATGGTCTGTTCCTGGA
This is a stretch of genomic DNA from Thermodesulfobacteriota bacterium. It encodes these proteins:
- a CDS encoding Rid family hydrolase is translated as PPARSTVEVSRLPRDVDLEIEAIAFRSEG
- a CDS encoding response regulator, which encodes MAEGLRNEGTTGWTGNLPERSARVLLVDDEPNILRSLKRMLMEEPVDVLTAQSGEEGLTLLKHHPDIGLIISDQRMPGMLGAEFLSKAKEIAPDAIRMILTGHADIQAAIDAINMGEAYRYISKPWKDEELIQVIRDALHRYALIQENKMLTEKIKQQNEELNRWNDQLQYFVQEQTIEIQNKNKELQSLNRKLRANFDHTIQAFSELIELRDRRVKNHSKNVAELSRKMAVKMGMGQEEVDTLYVAALLHDIGKIGMPDALLLIECKDMTPEELKEYQLHPIRGQTAIDKVEDLRNAGKLIRQHHEWLNGEGFPDGLRGDSIALGARIIALANFADRLFTQFQERNGQEVVLNQVRAGSGKRFDPHLLPCFEEAFKETYKAIPVRSEATEKELLVSQLKVGMILSRDVRSGTGLLLLSKGTELSEKNIESLKRYFQLDPSKGGVFVFNVKG